The sequence ATAGTAAGCCAGTTCAAGGCGTCCGGGTATTAGCTGCGCACCCTGTGTATATTCAGCATCTTTAAACGGCTTACCTTTATATCCTTTTGGTACCTGAGCAAAAGGAGCGGAAGTAGTCACTACCAGCATCAATACCACGCCCAGTATTGTTTTATCAAAAACGCCCCTAAAAACGCATGAGTCAATTTGCCTGATCTGCCTGTGTATGTTGTTCAAGAGGTGGTATTTCATTTGCATCAGAGACTTGATCATTCAGCCGTTTTTGAAACAAAGAGATTTCGTGTTCATTGTTACTCCGCCAAAACGCACTAAATGTCCTTTCTCCATAGCATTTTGATAGCTAAACGTTGTTTTACATGTCGATACGGGGAAACGTTAAGCTTTGTCTGTATCCACTATTCGGCGGGGCCGAATAGATTGATCACTATATGCAGCAGAGTGGAGTCGATTTTAGCATTTCCTTACGCTTTATGTAGCATGAAATGTTCCTCTATGGATTTGATCTAAACTACAAATCTAATTTTTACATATGAATCAACGCTTCTTGATGAGTCAATGACTAACTTGTAATTTTACGTCAACTTCATCATGCAACGTGCTTTGTGGAGTAGTTTAACCGCGATCCGGTAGCTCGTAGTGGGGCTACCGGGTTTTTATAATCGCGATTACTACTCATACTTTGTGTATTTCTATTGAAGGCTGGTAGAATTGAGACGGGACTGACAATTCCATTTAGAAAGGCTTATCAGTTAAAACACAGGGTTTATTTATTCGTATATTCGCCATCGCTACCGTAACAGATTTAAGATGGAACAGAATGCTTCTCAGGCTGTCTTTGTCGCCGATGATGATGAAGACGATCGTTTTTTATTACAATTAGCCTTTCAACAACATAGCCCGGAATGTCAGCTTGTTTTTGCGCAGGACGGACTCGTTCTGCTTGATGCATTGGCACAAACCGATTCGCATCCCTGTCTAATAATTCTGGACGTCAATATGCCCCGTCTCAATGGGCTGGAGGCTTTGTCCGTTTTGCGAAGTAATCCACTTTATAAAGATACACCAATTGCTATTCTAACGACATCAAGTGCAATCGATGATCGGTACCGAGCTTATGAATTAGGGGCTAATGACTTTATCTCTAAGCCCCTAAGCCTGGAAATGTTTGGCCCTATCATTCGTAAACTTCGCAAAAACTGGCACCTGGATGAATGCATTTAAGCATTACAGCGCCTGGATGGATGAAATAAATTTTGCAAAAACTTTCTAGCTATCAATAGGATCACTACTCCGTGACATTAGCGATCTTACAAAGGATTAGTAGTTAAATAAATAGTTTAATTTTTATAGTTGCTATTGATTAATTTAAAACCTGATCCGGCACAAAGCTTCACACATCAAGAAGCCAGGTACATTATCTCACAACAAGGCTTCTTCCAGTCTAAATATTAATGATCTTTTTGCATAAGTTGATGAGATAATTTATAAAAAAAATAAACACTTAGTCATTATTATCTTAACAATAAACCTTATACAATACAGCAGGAAATAAGGTATTATTCCGCGCCTAAATTTGTAAAATAGTGTTTGTTTTTATTAATAAACTACCTCACAAAAACATCGACCCAAAGCAGCCGAAAATAGTTATTCTTTTTCTAGTGATTTAATAAAATTTACAACAGAATGCTTTTAATCTGGCTGCATAAAAACTATAATTCTGGCCCTTATAATTTAGCATAAAATTAAACTTGAATATGAATATAGGTTCTAAGGTAGGGGTAGTAACCAGATATTGGTCAAAAAATATAAGTAAAATGCCAAATAATTATCACCCACCGGCCCTGCCCCTTATGTTCTTCGATCAGCTATGAGAAGGGAGTGTGAATCATCCTATTCCTTAGTACGGCGGAGCTTCTTATTCATGGGCAAGTCACTTTTTACTAGTAGCCGCACAACCGAAGCAGGTGAGATGGCTTCCTCGAATCCAAACCTTAGTTAGCCAAGGCTTTGACTCCCCATTGTAGTTGAAGATTAGATCGGCCTGATCAAAAAGAATCTATCTAGTCGGGTAAACCGAAACCACTTCCTGATTCACAGCCCGGTGTTACCAGCCTTGGGTTAGTATATCCTGATCACGTCTATACGGATAAATAAGTCCATCAGCAGCAATCGAAACAGACTGACTAGTTCCATAAATCCAATCGCCAACAAAAGGGGTTACCGTTGGATTTTGGATAGTCAGGGTCGGCATCTTTCCAGACCAGGACTCTATCCGCTTATCTAATATCAGACATAATCGACCGGCCTGGTTCTCAACGCTGGCAATTTGTCCATCAAAACTTAATGGATCTTTGAAGTTAACTGGCGAAATAAGTCGTAAACGAGACTCGCAGGAGAAAAAGCTTTCCTTCCCAAAGCCTTTTACATGATACCAACGTTCATTATTTATTTGATCTTTAGTAGGTTCAACGCTTTGCTGATTCAGCCACCACATACCTTCCGATTTGGGTCCGTCATAAACCTGCCAGAAGTTAGGTGCTATTAGGTCAATGGACCCCTGATATCCATAAATCGTTGACTCAACAGCGCTTCCAATTTCAAATAACATAACTAAACTATCAAGGTTAGGGTGAATACAATCGCGATACGGTCTTCTAATAAGCTACAAATATAACGTTCATACTTATTTTGCGGTCATAAATTCCAGCAACTTACTAGTGTTAATCCAACATAAAATTTATAGGAAGTAAATATGCGCCCATTTTCCTATGACGTAGCTTTTTTTGAATTATATTGATTAATAGTAAAATTTCCTGCTGCTTTTACCACTTACTTTAAACGGGCGTTTTATTGGATTTATCAATGTAATTTTCCGTTACCTATAGATAGATCTACTAACCAATTGGTAATTTTCAGCGAACTTTGATCAAGCAGGCAGGGCATAAATAAACCTATCTACTACTTTTTGTTACTGGCTAAGTTATATCCTAAAGCAACAGTTTCAAAAAAATAAAAAATCATAGATACCTCTTAAAAATTCCCTTCCGTTCAGCGATTAATCCGATTACTTAACTTCGCACAAACCTATCCTAATTGGACAGGTATCTAATTTTTTTCCTATGCTCTGAGCCTGGTTCCCCTTTCTTGATGAGTCGACCTTGTCTTGAGGCCAGTAATGTTTCTGGCAATGGCCTTATACACAATCTAATCCCTGCCATTTAAAGCCATTCAGGTTTTATCAAAAGACTTTTTGTTCACAATCTGGTTTAGTTATCGTACATTGTTAAATCAATTGGTCAAAACTAGTTGTTTAATTACTTCAAGCATAAAAGCAGATGTTGAGGTCACATGACTACAGTTTCTAAAATCAATGAGTTTTTAAACCGATTAAATAAATTGTATGCTATTCCGCCTAACCATCTTAGACCACCAGGCCCAATTTCGGGAATTTTCCTGCATGCTCGATAAACTTGAGGTTGGTTTTGACTTTCTTAATACGGTAGTCGCAGGTGGAGAAACTCTGGTCAAGGTATTGCTTATCGAGAATGGTAAGGAGAGTCAACTCCCTCTGGAGGTATTTGACGGTTTTCCTTGCCTGGAGCCTATACA comes from Spirosoma aureum and encodes:
- a CDS encoding response regulator; amino-acid sequence: MEQNASQAVFVADDDEDDRFLLQLAFQQHSPECQLVFAQDGLVLLDALAQTDSHPCLIILDVNMPRLNGLEALSVLRSNPLYKDTPIAILTTSSAIDDRYRAYELGANDFISKPLSLEMFGPIIRKLRKNWHLDECI